GGATTTACTCCGTACATCTGGTGAACTTGCAGATGAAAGAGTTTCTGAAACTGTTTTTGAAAATTATGTTCGTGAAGCCAAGGACTATATAGAACACAACAAAGTCACAGATATTGTGATGACACTTCCAAGCCAGCAACAGAAAGTTCTAGAGTCAATTCTTTATTTAACTAAGGAAAAAGAAGAAATAACTTCTGGAAGACTGTATGAAGTTTATAAAGAGTTTTCTAAGGGTGATTCAGTATCATACAGAAGAATATTTGACTTCATAAATGAACTGGAAATGCTCGGTCTAATATCAACCAAAACAATATCTAGAGGCAGGGGAAAAGGTAGAACAAATATAATTGATCTTCAATGTGAAATGGGGCTTCTGGAAGATGCAATATGGAATGGTTAAAAATATGCTAATTTTTTAAAGTTTTAATTATTTTTTTAAAAAAAATTGTTTTATTCAAAACTATCAATTATTGATTTTAATAGTGCCATACGAACAGGGACACCATAAAATGCTTGTTCAAAATATTTTCCATATTTTGTATTGTCCACATCGTATGATATTTCATCGACCCTTGGAAGAGGATGCATAACAATAAGATCTGTATCTTCGACCAATTTTTTATCAATCATGTATGCACCCTTAATTTTTGAATATTCTTCTGGATCTGGGAATCTTTCCTTTTGTATTCTTGTAACATATAAAACATCTGAATCTTCTAGGACACTATGAATATCATTAGTTTCATTGATAGAAACTCCAGCCTTATTTAAATCATGTACTATTCCATTCGGCATCTTAAGTTCGGGTGGAGAAACAAAACTCATTTTAACATCAAACATTGCAAGTGCATAAGCTAATGAATGAACTGTTCTACCATATTTAAGATCTCCAACTAATGCTACATGAAGTTCATCAATTTTACCCAGTACTCTCTTCATTGTATACAAATCAAGCAAGGTCTGAGTCGGATGTTGGCCGGCACCATCTCCTGCATTTATTACTGGAACATCAACTACACTACTTGCAAAACGTGCTGTTCCTTCCATATTATGTCTTATAACAATTGCATCTGAATATTCTCCAACAATTTTCACAGTGTCTGTTAGATTCTCACCTTTAGTTGTTGAACTAACATTTGCTTCTGCGAATCCTATTGTACTACCGCCTAATCTTTTCATAGCTGCTTCAAATGAGAGCCTGGTTCTTGTTGATGGTTCATAAAAGAGCATTCCTAATATTTTTCCAGAAAGTACATTTGATTGTTTTTTGGACCTTGCTATTGGTTCCATTTTCTCGGAAAGTCTTAATATATACTCAATATCATCTTTACTGAAATCACTTATTGATATAATATTTTTTTGATGAAAGACCATTTGCACACCACATATCATATTTCATTTTAAGATAGATGTATTATTATTTAAATAGAATATTGCATTAATCTATTATTGACATTATAATACTCTTCTATTACTATTCATATTAAATTTTTCAGAGTTTTCTTGCAAATGTAAGATATCCTGTATGGCCTGCCATTCTTGTTTTTGGCCGTGTCCCTTTGTTTGTAACTTCAATACCTCTGAAAATGCATTCAAAACTTTCTACTTCTGATAATCCAACTTTTTTAAGCACTCTTTGCAGAATTTGAACCTGCTCAACAAAGGGGGTGTATGTAGCAATATAACCTCCAACTTTAAGAGCTTCTTTTGCATATTCGGCAGCATCCCATGGTTTTGGGAGGTCTAAAAATACTAGATCCAAATTTTTTTCTTCTATACCTTCTGTAACATCAGTACATTTTACTTGGACATTTTCAAGTCCAAATCCTTTAATGTTTATTTCTGCAATTTCTGCAAAATCTTCACGAATTTCATAGGAATATACTTCTCCCTCTTTACCTACAATATTACCGAAATGAAGTGCAGTAGCTCCTGCTCCAGTTCCAGCATCTAAAACCCTAAAGCCAGAACCTAATCCTGTTTTAGCAACAATGATTCCAATGTCTTTTGGAAGAATAATTGAACATTTTCTTTCCATAAGTTCGATATAATCATTGACATTAGGTTTTATAACTTTAAATTCTCTACCTAGATGGGTTTTTAGCACATCTCCTGCTTTTGATCCAATAATATCTTCTTCAGTAATAAATCCGAAGTCAGTATGGAACTCTTTGTCAGCTACCATATACTTCTTACCCCTTTCATCCATTAAAATTCGCAAATGTACCACTCCTAACTTTAATAATTTAACAGCTGTAAATATCTATGTAAAAAGATTATTGTAACTCTTTAATGATTATTTAAAATTATCTTTAAGTTCATCATCCATTTTTAATATTACATGTCTATCTGTTTTAATGGTTTCAAAACCTGAATTAATAACTCGTATAATTCTTTGGGCAATTTTATTTCCAATTCCCTCTACTTTTTTAAGATCTTCTTCTGATGCATTGATCACAGCTTTTACACTTTGAAACTCTTCAAGTAGTTTTCGAGCTGTCACTGGACCTACATTTGGTAATGATTCAATTATAAAGAGTTGTTGTTCCCAAGTAGTTAATGGTTTTTTTCCATTTCTTAACTGAATATCTGGTTTTGCATGTTTCTGTTCCCTAATTGCTATCCTATATATCATTGCTGCCGTATCTTCAGGGGATCTGGTAGGTATAATTGATATGCCAAAGTCCAAAGCGATTGATGCAATGGCACCCCGTATCGCATTTGGGTGTACAGAGCTGGAGTAAAGATTTATTCCTTCAATTATCATAATAGGTTTTTTGAAATTGTCAACGAGTTCTTTTGCCTGTTTATGGAGTCTTTTATCCATTATAGAACTAATAAAATCGGCATCAGTCTTTCTTTCAATTGCAACTTCTTCGCTTACTTGATAATCCGCAACTACAAGACTTTTAATTTCTACTTCAGCATTTAAATGTTCGAGTTCCCTTAGAATTTTCCTTTCTTTTAAATCTGCGTAGATAACTGGTTTGTTTTTGTTTTTTTCTTCCGCTTCAACAATTATATTTTTATTGTTATTAACAACTTTAAAATTACTCGGATCATTCCGGTAATTATTTGAAAGTTGTTTTTTCATTTGTTTTTCTTTGTTAATACTTGACCAATAATATGACTCGTCCCTTGTTCCTTTGGTTATTAATATGGACATTTTTCCTAAATGTTTACGGCCAGTTCTACCTCTTCGTTGGATCATTCTTATTTCAGATGGAACTGGTTCGTACAAAACAACCAAATCTACTGCAGGTATGTCTATTCCTTCTTCTGCAACACTAGTGGATATTAGAACATCATATTCTCCGTTTTTGAAAGCTTTAATTATTTCTTTTTGCTTTTTTTGAGTTA
This sequence is a window from Methanobacterium sp. SMA-27. Protein-coding genes within it:
- a CDS encoding tRNA (adenine-N1)-methyltransferase, translated to MRILMDERGKKYMVADKEFHTDFGFITEEDIIGSKAGDVLKTHLGREFKVIKPNVNDYIELMERKCSIILPKDIGIIVAKTGLGSGFRVLDAGTGAGATALHFGNIVGKEGEVYSYEIREDFAEIAEINIKGFGLENVQVKCTDVTEGIEEKNLDLVFLDLPKPWDAAEYAKEALKVGGYIATYTPFVEQVQILQRVLKKVGLSEVESFECIFRGIEVTNKGTRPKTRMAGHTGYLTFARKL
- the pyrB gene encoding aspartate carbamoyltransferase; translation: MVFHQKNIISISDFSKDDIEYILRLSEKMEPIARSKKQSNVLSGKILGMLFYEPSTRTRLSFEAAMKRLGGSTIGFAEANVSSTTKGENLTDTVKIVGEYSDAIVIRHNMEGTARFASSVVDVPVINAGDGAGQHPTQTLLDLYTMKRVLGKIDELHVALVGDLKYGRTVHSLAYALAMFDVKMSFVSPPELKMPNGIVHDLNKAGVSINETNDIHSVLEDSDVLYVTRIQKERFPDPEEYSKIKGAYMIDKKLVEDTDLIVMHPLPRVDEISYDVDNTKYGKYFEQAFYGVPVRMALLKSIIDSFE